From the genome of Sander lucioperca isolate FBNREF2018 chromosome 1, SLUC_FBN_1.2, whole genome shotgun sequence, one region includes:
- the LOC116052560 gene encoding serine/threonine-protein phosphatase 2A 55 kDa regulatory subunit B beta isoform isoform X1: MLSPIQVLCSDITTLSLEPEPFASYTEADIISTVEFNHTGELLATGDKGGRVVIFQREPESKSEPFSQGEYNVYSTFQSHEPEFDYLKSLEIEEKINKIRWLPQQNAAQFLLSTNDKTIKLWKVSERDKRPEGYNLKDEEGRIKDISTVTSLQVPVLMPMDLMVEVSPRRVFANAHTYHVNSISVNSDYMTYMSADDLRINLWHLDITDRSFNIVDIKPVNMEDLTEVITAAEFHPHHCNLFVYSSSKGTLRLCDMREAALCDKHSKLFEEPEDPSARSFFSEIISSVSDVKFSHSGRYLLTRDYLTAKVWDLNMESKPLETYQVHDYLRSKLCSLYENDCIFDKFECAWNGSDSVIMTGAYNNFFRMFDRNTKRDVTLEASRESSKPRAVLKPRRVCAAGGKRRKDDISVDSLDFTKKILHTAWHPNENIIAIAATNNLYIFQDKLNSEMH; the protein is encoded by the exons ATGTTGAGCCCCATCCAGGTCCTGTGCTCCGACATCACTACCCTTTCTCTGGAGCCCGAACCGTTTGCCTCTTACACTGAAG CTGATATCATCTCCACTGTTGAATTCAACCACACCGGAGAGCTCCTGGCCACAGGGGACAAGGGAGGCCGAGTGGTCATCTTTCAGAGAGAACctgag aGCAAGAGTGAGCCATTCTCCCAGGGCGAGTACAATGTCTACAGCACCTTCCAGAGCCATGAGCCCGAGTTCGACTACCTTAAGAGTCTGGAGATCGAGGAGAAGATCAATAAGATCCGATGGCTGCCTCAGCAGAATGCCGCACAGTTCCTTCTCTCCACCAATg ATAAGACCATTAAGTTGTGGAAggtgagtgaaagagacaaacgGCCGGAGGGATACAACCTGAAGGATGAGGAGGGTCGCATCAAGGACATCTCTACCGTCACCTCCCTACAG GTGCCGGTGTTGATGCCGATGGACCTGATGGTGGAGGTGAGTCCGCGGCGAGTGTTTGCTAACGCCCACACTTACCACGTCAACTCCATCTCCGTCAACTCCGACTATATGACCTACATGTCAGCTGATGACCTGAGGATCAACCTTTGGCATCTGGACATCACCGACCGCAGCTTCA ACATTGTGGACATCAAGCCAGTCAACATGGAGGATCTGACAGAGGTGATCACAGCGGCTGAGTTTCACCCCCACCACTGTAACTTGTTTGTCTATAGCAGCAGCAAAGGCACCCTGCGCCTCTGTGACATGAGAGAAGCAGCGCTGTGCGACAAACACTCCAAAT TGTTCGAGGAGCCCGAGGACCCCAGCGCCCGCTCCTTCTTCTCTGAGATCATCTCCTCTGTGTCGGACGTCAAGTTCAGCCACAGTGGTCGCTACCTGCTTACCAGAGACTACCTGACTGCCAAAGTCTGGGACCTCAACATGGAGAGCAAGCCCCTGGAGACATACCAG GTTCACGATTACCTTCGCAGCAAGTTGTGTTCCCTTTACGAAAACGACTGCATCTTTGATAAGTTTGAGTGTGCCTGGAACGGCTCGGACAG TGTGATCATGACCGGAgcttacaacaacttcttccgCATGTTCGACCGGAACACCAAACGCGACGTGACCCTGGAGGCGTCGAGGGAGAGCAGCAAACCCAGGGCTGTCCTGAAGCCGCGGAGGGTTTGTGCCGCTGGGGGAAAGCGCCGAAAGGACGACATCAGCGTGGACAGCCTGGACTTCACCAAGAAGATCCTCCACACTGCCTGGCACCCGAATGAGAACATCATCGCCATCGCCGCCACCAACAACCTGTACATCTTCCAGGACAAGCTCAACTCTGAGATGCATTAA
- the wfs1b gene encoding wolframin has product MDPSLTGNPATPKPSPSSPSILRPGLSSSSSSSTTTAPTSERPKPKLTMPKPLTTPSPSPSIASPRTSPGLSSRSSSLSTPPASPVHQPIRSPSQVGRSQLNAASTQTRPTGSTASGAAAMAPQPPPTPEPEPEEVSLEDWEERAKSGDAKAQIKMGLYFLALAEERDEELNNCTAVTWLVQAAKQGRKDAVKQLQQCLASRKGITLENFEEVKKLCTETRFERGVRKAALLMYWKLNPERKKSVAVSEMLENVEHVHTEPGKPVSPGPLNSSAKKQRRVLENMVTSEARCHVGLDDFVEMTKKYAQGVAPSPVMNTAGGDDDDDDDVVVKNPDELPLHQKMLKFPLFALLEIKEHLIDWASRAGMQWLSTLIPTHHVNALIFFFIISNLTIEFFIFLIPLLVFYLSFFSMVICTLRVFQNSKAWENFRALTDLLTHFEPGLDLEQAETNFGWTHLEPYLYFLLSVIFVVFSFPVADKSWIPCSELAAVALFFTVTAFLSLQASAQLFARKALLTEVLSGACSLTHLLPDSLPWFLRVFGMTFITVPLGDMVALNLGVPCLLYGHLFYLLFRMAQLRGYKGSYLCLVPYLVCFTWCELSLVFLNNATAIGLIRTCVGYFLFLFALPILSLGLAAMLIIQLLQWFLALEVTKMVVTLTICFVPVVLRLWTRFSLNPIAVFRSLSRSSIVKLILVWLSAVVLFCWMYVYRSEGMKVYNSTLTWPEYSSLCGPLAWKEANMAQTQILCSHLEGHRVTWTGRFKYVRVTEIENGPQSVVNLLPVFMGNWMRCLYGEPYPLCEEVKNVTAEPQPLPAPAPPPEDPLCKLKKLAKHECHIKRFDRYKFEVTMGMPLERKTKNGTIIEDEDATKDIVLRASNEFKSMLLYLKTGSLVEFSTILEGHLGSKWPVFELKAIHCMSCGDARLPSSRQYKIEHDWRRTVQSALQFGFDFFFKPFLTAQLEQQSETKAETVTHEGG; this is encoded by the exons ATGGATCCGTCGCTGACCGGCAACCCAGCCACCCCAAAACCCAGCCCCTCATCTCCCTCCATCCTGAGGCCAGGCCTTTCTTCTTCCAGCTCATCTTCTACCACGACCGCACCAACCTCCGAACGCCCTAAACCTAAACTCACCATGCCAAAACCTCTAACTACACCGTCACCTTCTCCCTCCATCGCCTCCCCTCGGACTTCTCCTGGTCTTTCCTCCCGTTCTTCCTCTCTGTCCACACCGCCTGCCTCCCCTGTCCACCAGCCCATCAGGAGCCCCTCTCAGGTGGGCAGATCTCAGCTTAATGCAGCCTCTACGCAGACTCGCCCGACTGGATCTACAGCTTCTGGAGCTGCTGCCATGGCTCCACAGCCTCCTCCCACACCAGAACCAG AGCCAGAAGAGGTCAGTCTTGAGGATTGGGAGGAGAGAGCAAAGTCAGGAGATGCTAAAGCACAGATCAAG aTGGGTCTTTACTTTCTGGCGCTGGCAGAAGAAAGAGATGAGGAGTTGAACAACTGTACAGCGGTCACTTGGCTAGTCCAGGCTGCTAAACAAGGCCGCAAGGACGCCGTCAAACAGCTGCAGCAGTGCTTAGCCTCCAGAAAAG GCATCACTCTGGAGAACTTTGAGGAGGTAAAGAAGTTGTGTACGGAGACGCGCTTTGAGAGAGGAGTCAGGAAAGCAGCTCTGCTAATGTACTGGAAGCTGAACCCAGAGAGGAAGAAGTCGGTGGCTGTATCTGAGATGCTCGAGAACGTTGAACACGTCCACACAGAGCCGG GCAAACCAGTGTCCCCAGGCCCACTAAACAGCTCTGCCAAGAAACAGAGGAGAGTCCTGGAGAATATGGTCACCAGTGAAG CCAGATGCCACGTGGGTCTTGACGACTTTGTTGAGATGACTAAGAAGTACGCTCAGGGTGTTGCACCTTCACCAGTCATGAATACAGCAggaggtgatgatgatgatgacgatgatgtaGTAGTGAAGAATCCAGATGAATTGCCCTTACACCAAAAG atgcTGAAGTTCCCTCTGTTCGCTCTGCTGGAGATCAAGGAGCACCTCATCGACTGGGCGTCACGGGCCGGCATGCAGTGGCTCAGCACCCTGATCCCCACGCACCACGTCAACGCGCTTatcttcttcttcatcatctCCAACCTCACAATCGAGTTCTTCATCTTCCTCATCCCTCTGCTGGTCTTCTACCTCTCATTCTTCTCCATGGTCATCTGCACACTGCGGGTGTTTCAG AATTCAAAAGCATGGGAAAACTTCCGGGCCCTGACAGACCTGCTGACTCACTTTGAACCTGGTCTTGATCTGGAGCAGGCTGAGACCAACTTTGGATGGACACACTTGGAGCCTTATCT GTACTTCCTGCTCTCGGTGATCTTTGTGGTTTTCTCTTTCCCTGTTGCTGATAAATCCTGGATCCCCTGCTCAGAGTTGGCTGCTGTCGCTCTCTTCTTCACCGTCACCGCCTTCCTCAGCCTTCAAGCCTCTGCTCAGCTGTTTGCTCGTAAAGCCCTTCTCACAGAGGTCCTCTCCGGAGCGTGCTCCCTCACCCACCTCCTGCCAGACTCCCTCCCCTGGTTCCTCCGGGTCTTTGGGATGACGTTCATCACTGTGCCTTTAGGGGACATGGTGGCATTGAACCTGGGGGTGCCATGTCTGCTATATGGACACCTTTTCTATCTGCTCTTTCGTATGGCCCAGCTGAGAGGCTACAAGGGCAGCTACCTGTGCCTGGTGCCCTACCTGGTTTGCTTCACCTGGTGTGAGCTCAGCTTGGTGTTCCTTAATAACGCTACTGCAATAGGACTCATCCGCACCTGCGTTGGCTACTTCCTCTTCCTGTTTGCCCTTCCTATACTCTCACTGGGCCTGGCTGCAATGCTCATCATCCAGTTACTGCAGTGGTTTCTCGCCCTGGAGGTGACCAAGATGGTGGTTACCTTGACAATTTGCTTCGTGCCAGTAGTGTTGAGGCTTTGGACTCGCTTCAGCCTCAACCCTATCGCGGTTTTTCGGTCTTTGTCACGGAGCAGCATCGTGAAGCTCATCCTAGTTTGGCTCAGTGCGGTGGTGCTCTTCTGCTGGATGTACGTCTACAGGTCTGAAGGCATGAAGGTTTATAACTCCACCCTGACGTGGCCCGAGTACAGCAGCCTCTGCGGCCCTCTGGCCTGGAAAGAGGCCAACATGGCCCAAACTCAGATTCTCTGCTCTCATCTCGAGGGACATCGTGTCACCTGGACTGGACGCTTCAAATATGTCCGCGTGACCGAAATTGAGAATGGGCCGCAGTCGGTTGTCAACCTGCTGCCTGTATTTATGGGGAACTGGATGCGGTGCCTGTATGGTGAGCCGTATCCTCTGTGTGAGGAGGTGAAAAACGTCACGGCTGAGCCCCAGCCTCTGCCTGCCCCCGCTCCTCCTCCAGAAGATCCCCTCTGTAAACTTAAAAAACTGGCCAAGCACGAATGTCACATCAAACGCTTTGATCGATACAAATTCGAAGTCACAATGGGCATGCCGCTGGAGAGGAAGACCAAGAACGGGACAATCATAGAGGACGAAGATGCGACTAAGGACATAGTTCTGCGGGCTAGTAATGAGTTCAAGTCTATGCTTTTATACTTAAAAACAGGGAGCCTGGTGGAGTTCAGCACCATACTGGAGGGTCATTTAGGCTCCAAATGGCCCGTGTTTGAACTGAAAGCCATTCACTGCATGTCTTGCGGCGATGCCCGATTGCCCAGCAGCAGGCAGTACAAGATTGAACACGACTGGAGGCGCACGGTTCAGAGTGCCCTGCAGTTTGGTTTTGACTTCTTCTTCAAGCCCTTCCTTACCGCTCAGCTAGAGCAACAGTCAGAGACTAAAGCAGAGACTGTGACACATGAGGGGGGGTAG
- the LOC116052560 gene encoding serine/threonine-protein phosphatase 2A 55 kDa regulatory subunit B gamma isoform isoform X2 has translation MGEDTDATPTLNHRGFLPDHNYVTEADIISTVEFNHTGELLATGDKGGRVVIFQREPESKSEPFSQGEYNVYSTFQSHEPEFDYLKSLEIEEKINKIRWLPQQNAAQFLLSTNDKTIKLWKVSERDKRPEGYNLKDEEGRIKDISTVTSLQVPVLMPMDLMVEVSPRRVFANAHTYHVNSISVNSDYMTYMSADDLRINLWHLDITDRSFNIVDIKPVNMEDLTEVITAAEFHPHHCNLFVYSSSKGTLRLCDMREAALCDKHSKLFEEPEDPSARSFFSEIISSVSDVKFSHSGRYLLTRDYLTAKVWDLNMESKPLETYQVHDYLRSKLCSLYENDCIFDKFECAWNGSDSVIMTGAYNNFFRMFDRNTKRDVTLEASRESSKPRAVLKPRRVCAAGGKRRKDDISVDSLDFTKKILHTAWHPNENIIAIAATNNLYIFQDKLNSEMH, from the exons CTGATATCATCTCCACTGTTGAATTCAACCACACCGGAGAGCTCCTGGCCACAGGGGACAAGGGAGGCCGAGTGGTCATCTTTCAGAGAGAACctgag aGCAAGAGTGAGCCATTCTCCCAGGGCGAGTACAATGTCTACAGCACCTTCCAGAGCCATGAGCCCGAGTTCGACTACCTTAAGAGTCTGGAGATCGAGGAGAAGATCAATAAGATCCGATGGCTGCCTCAGCAGAATGCCGCACAGTTCCTTCTCTCCACCAATg ATAAGACCATTAAGTTGTGGAAggtgagtgaaagagacaaacgGCCGGAGGGATACAACCTGAAGGATGAGGAGGGTCGCATCAAGGACATCTCTACCGTCACCTCCCTACAG GTGCCGGTGTTGATGCCGATGGACCTGATGGTGGAGGTGAGTCCGCGGCGAGTGTTTGCTAACGCCCACACTTACCACGTCAACTCCATCTCCGTCAACTCCGACTATATGACCTACATGTCAGCTGATGACCTGAGGATCAACCTTTGGCATCTGGACATCACCGACCGCAGCTTCA ACATTGTGGACATCAAGCCAGTCAACATGGAGGATCTGACAGAGGTGATCACAGCGGCTGAGTTTCACCCCCACCACTGTAACTTGTTTGTCTATAGCAGCAGCAAAGGCACCCTGCGCCTCTGTGACATGAGAGAAGCAGCGCTGTGCGACAAACACTCCAAAT TGTTCGAGGAGCCCGAGGACCCCAGCGCCCGCTCCTTCTTCTCTGAGATCATCTCCTCTGTGTCGGACGTCAAGTTCAGCCACAGTGGTCGCTACCTGCTTACCAGAGACTACCTGACTGCCAAAGTCTGGGACCTCAACATGGAGAGCAAGCCCCTGGAGACATACCAG GTTCACGATTACCTTCGCAGCAAGTTGTGTTCCCTTTACGAAAACGACTGCATCTTTGATAAGTTTGAGTGTGCCTGGAACGGCTCGGACAG TGTGATCATGACCGGAgcttacaacaacttcttccgCATGTTCGACCGGAACACCAAACGCGACGTGACCCTGGAGGCGTCGAGGGAGAGCAGCAAACCCAGGGCTGTCCTGAAGCCGCGGAGGGTTTGTGCCGCTGGGGGAAAGCGCCGAAAGGACGACATCAGCGTGGACAGCCTGGACTTCACCAAGAAGATCCTCCACACTGCCTGGCACCCGAATGAGAACATCATCGCCATCGCCGCCACCAACAACCTGTACATCTTCCAGGACAAGCTCAACTCTGAGATGCATTAA